The following DNA comes from Musa acuminata AAA Group cultivar baxijiao chromosome BXJ1-4, Cavendish_Baxijiao_AAA, whole genome shotgun sequence.
AAAGAAGATGATGTAATGACTAACATAGTTGAAGATGAATTTTCTTTGTGGAACCTTAGGATTTTCAAGAACAATTTTATCAACAGTTAATCACATCTTGTACATGTCTACGGTGACAGTCGTAGCCCTCTTAAATCTCCCCGAGTGACTTTACCCTCCCTCATAGTTATCTGTAGCTCAAAATCATCAATAGATTCCACGTATCTCCCTAGCTCGGACAAGATACTGAAGCTAAAGATGGATACGAGTATGCCATCTAGTAAGACATTACATCCAATATAACCAAACTAATTGTCGTCCTCATCAATGTTTCAACCTCCTGATTGCTCCTTTGACCCATCGACTTCTGTTGCAAGGACATGTTTCTTATTGATAGATACGACGGACAACAGTGCAGCGGCAGAGCGTCACTGGTACAACCTTTCAATGTCCTTCACGTGGAGTGTCGAGCTGTTTTCGGACGGTCTCAAAGTTGCATATCTGGAACGTCTCTCCCGAGTCAAAATTTTATCATCGACTCCGAAACCATATGTTTTTGAATTCCAAAAGCATGGGCAAATGTTCTTGAATTCCAAAAGCATCCCTTGGCAGCAACGATTCCCTCTACGTCCCATGGCATTTTCCACCTTGCCAAAGCTGTCAATATGACAATGGTCTCCTATCAgcaaaattaataaaatttattatctttGGGTATGCATGAACTTGCTAATTGTGGTAGacagaaataataaaattaataatggtTTGGAAAAGACATGGATGTCGCAGTCGTACCTTTTTTAAGGCAAACTTGCATAGCTAGATGAAATTTTTAGAACAATTTATCAAATAACGCTCCACTATTTATTTTTACCCGATGACATCTCTTTTttcataaatatcaattttgttcttacttttaaaattttttgaactGATTTAAGTTAATAAATCAGTTTGGACATACTAGGATGTTAAACAACACTAAGAGTGAGCAGAGTTGAATTagtattatagtaaattttaaagcTTGGTAAAAAAATATGTATCGAAAACATGATTAATTAAATATTAAGTCTGAATGAGGGTTAAAAATAAAGTGAATGATAATAAGTAAGTAATTACaaacaaaaattataattaagAAAAAGAATGTAAAtcggtttatagtggttcaatctttTCGATCTATGTCCACTCCTATTCTTTTTCCCTCAAGGTCATCGGTTTTTACTACTACTTTtttttcaatggacaaagattaACTACTTTTgatataacttttttttatttttacaggcttaggagagaacatcTATGGTCACTTTTATAAAAGATCTCTCATCTcttataatttaatatcataactaaactcaagagggaggaagagacccaaataataaaagaaagctaCAATACTTCATAAACTTAAGAATTAATGCTCTATTAACCAAGTTTAAGTatggtatttatagatcccaaaagGCTTCATGAATAGAaccaaaaaaatttaaatccctaaaatTTCGGGGCACGGGTGATACTATCGCAAGCACAAGGCGGCACCACAACTAAAACTTTTGATACCACAATTATAGACTCTAATACTACTaccattataaaatttaaattttgagtGGTACTACCATCACCCTAGGCAATACCATTGATATTAGGGTAATACGGAATGAATTTTGAAAGAAAGTCGATAGTACAATTGTAATTACTGGAATAAGTTCTTTGAATTAAAAAGGAACAAACTCATAATAAAACTTTAATAAAATCGATAAATAACTTACTACTGTGTTTAAAATCATAAAGAGATATAGAAAGTTCACCATCCCAAGGATAATAAATAATGACACAAAACTAAAAACAATAGACTAACCACTtaaggaagcatccaagagaaTTTCTGCTAATACCATTAGTTTTCTAAACTTCTTTCTAaccctaaaatattaaaataagaacTAGTACATAAAACAACTCTTTTACAACTAGTAACTAACCTTTCTAATGTATTCCTTGGTCACGAGGAAAAGTACCTTGAAACCGTTTTAACTTTGTCTAAGGAATATGCTCATGAGCTattatatttgagtgggctgggtTAAAGGCTATAAGACAATATTGTGAGCTGTAAAGAATACCATATGATAAGCAAGATCTACACAAgttgattgtagcaaattaggcacTCCTATGTCAATCTCctttggttgaaaaagacttgtcatcAATTCTTTATTTGTTCcatcaacatgattatgataAAGACTTAAATTAGCCACATTGAATGTTGGAGACACTccataatctttaggtagctcgatCTCATAGACATTCTTACCAATTCTCTTAagtaccttgaatggaccatcaacctttagtttcaattttttaaatttgTCTAATGTAAACCTCTCCTCTTTAGATAAatacagaccaaatcacctgcggcTTTCatatacctctcattttgcttctcaatgattGCTTTAATACTCTTTTATAACTTCTTTATCTACTTAGCTTTCTCATCAACATGTCCACTAAATTACTTAGTTGTAGAATGAGGAATTAAGTCTAAAGGATTAGTAGGATTCACATTATAAACAacttcaaaaggactcttaccaatgctataagcatagaacgattgtagacaaactcaatttgtggaaaaaTAAGATCTCATTGCTTGAGGTTCTTCCTAACATAACTTCTAAGCAAGTTTCTCAAGCTTTTATTTGTTACCTTTGTTTGCCCATCAGTTTATGGATGATGATATCTACTGAAATTCAAATACATGCCTAGCTTTCTCAATAGAGTTTTTCAAAAAtaactaagaaattttgaatcttgatCAAATATTATAGTTCTTGGAATGCCATGCAATCTCACAATCTCCTTGAAGTACAAATCAGTAATAtgggatgcatcatttgatttattataGGGAACAAAGTAAGACATCTTTGAGAATCTGTCAATAATAACTATGATAGaatccttctttctttgagttcttggcagtcccaaacatGGAGCATTAGGCACTGATAATAGAGTATACAAATCAAatttttgacttcttatttttgtcAAATGACACAATCAACATTGCTTCACAAGTGTCTCCATATTTCTGAATATCTTAGACCAATAAaactttgattgaacaagagctagagtcttatctCTATTAAAATATTCTCCCGAAACACCTCCATAAGCTTTTGTTAGAATTACTTGTTTCAAAAAACACTGTTAGAATTACTTGTTAGAATTAAGAATAGCCTTTACCATTTAAATTAGCATAAACCATTTGATTCATCATGATTCTATCTTTTGAAATAATATACCCCAGAAATGTAACACTATGAGTaaagaaattatatttttctttatattagcacGAAACTTTTgttactttaaaataaaaaatatctcttTAAGATGATTCATGTGCTCCTCCTTACTTTTgttatacaccaatatgtcaacaAAGTAAACCACAATAAAAAAAACCAATACATGGCTTAAGTATATGATTGATAAACttcatgaaagtgctaggagcattagatagcccaaatggcataactaaTCATTCATACAAGTCATCCatagttttaaatattatttttcactcATCTCCAAGTCTCATTCTAATTTGATGATAgctactcctcaaatcaattttaaagaaaatagtgttaggatcaagagtcagcactaagagggggagtgaattagcgcAGCGAAAAGATTACATCTTGAttaaaaacttcgttcgataaaaactgtttccgacgtaaaaccgtttcataaaggtaatactttgaaagcgtacgtaaaagCTTGCATTTATAGTTTGACTTAATGtggtattataatatttattagatctattaatatattttctaaaatcatgcttgtataaattatttttcaaagcTTAGAATCCAATCaagcaaaattatttttaaaaaataattttttattttattattgtaattttgaatatttattttacaTCTTTTTTTTATTCATGAGCCAAGCGAGAGAATATTAACCATATATGTGGCTCATAAGCTAATTGTTGAGATATTTTAAAGATAATGATTGGATTTTAATTAAAgaattaaatattaatatttatgtatattcaAATCTTGAATATTAATCTTGATGAAAGAAAATATCTTATATGTCTTCGTAGACCCTCTCTCTCCTCACATATAAATAAGTATGGCCTTTTGTATTTTGTGACGGGTTAAGAAACACAACTGCATTAATCACAATGGTCTTACGATAAATAGGAGAGAGGGGCAAAGAGGACTAGTTCTTTGTTGGGATCAAAGACGATAGCAGTATCGAGATATTTCGATTCAACATAAACATAACAAACAAATAAAGATACacacatttttttttcaaatccattatatattatatttcaatTCTTGACATAAATGTTTTTTACATTATAATTATTTTCTAACACTAGTAGCGCCAATGGCAAAATATGAATTCTCTTGTCTCAGCCGAAGGTGGTGAACTTTTCTGATCCTTCCATATCTGTCTCCTGCATCAGTAAATCAGTAAATGCTTGAATGCCTATCTGAAATACTTCCAACTGTATGCTTCTGAAGGCAGAATTGTAATCGGTAATTGTGGCGTGTGATTCTCAGTTATCGAAGGATTTTAGTAGACCAGACATGAAAGAAGTGTGTATCCTGGAAGAAACTTTGGTCATCCTGCATCTGAATTACTAATGATATTTGGCATCGGAAGCTATTGGAAACTATACAAGTCCACACTTGTGCACTTAACCAATTTGACTAGTGAGAAGCTTTATGATGGGTGATGCAGAAACAGTGCCAGTCAAAATTCATGTTTGGAATTATGATACATCTTTACTCACCAAATTTTGGTTGCCTTAGTAATAAGCAACAAACATTGAGGTCATCCATTACATGTCTTCACCTCGGCCATTGAATGCGAGAAAAGAGTTCAGATTCAGAGGAAGATGACTGCCGTTGATTGGCAGAAAGGAAGGCTGCCATTGAAATCGAGTGATGCTATTCTTTAGGGATGGCTAAGCCAGCGATATGATGACGGCCTCTGAGGATCCTCTTTGACCAAGCGCGTGATAAAAAAATGATAGATTGTTGTCAACGCAAACTCCAAGTTCTCCAACATGGTCGTCACACTAACCACTCGGTAAATTGATTAGGAAAACATCGTTGAATCGACTCGATTTCTTGAAGCAACTCAGCAATATTAATTTGATCCTCCAGGTAGAAATGGTCCCTGCAAAAGGTAGTGTTCGGTGAGGGCGCTAAACCAATCGGCACAGGAAAAAGGACGTGCGAAATAAAAACTTGTGGAAGAGCAAGCAACACTTGCAAGAATCTTATGAGGATGATGGCATCGATGATGTAGAAAAAATCTTGTAGAAATCAACTGCGAGCCCCAACCTGTCAGGGCGATGTCTAAAATTGCTAGACTCTTTGATTTGTTCTCGCACTTGTATAACCCACGTCAAAGCAAATGTGAAAGACAGTGGACTTTGCTTCTGAGAGAAATATCGATAAATCATCCCATCAGAATCTAATGATGTGAAGGTAAATAAGCTTGcgtgacatgacatgacatgccATGCCAGGCAAAAGGAAGCAGGTTACCCAAGTAAAGATATTTGATTACAAAGAAACATTTATGCCCTGTGCCTTCTCTAATTGTAATACTAGTATGTCTATATGTAATGGAACATTCCTTGAACTTTCTTGGAAGTCTACTTTGGGAAGTAACATAAAGCAATAGATTATGGAGCAAAGGGGAAGGTGGACCCATAAGCTCAAACCACATTAGTTGTTGAAGTAAGATACCGGTGAACACAAGAACCCTTGCCTTTCTAGATCTCGATATCTCACAGACTGCCCTTTctagatcttgatttctcacacagACTTACCCCTCACATATCCAAGGCTGGTTTGATACCTTATATATCCACATCTGTTGCGCCTCCGATCCAGCCTCTTCCTAAAACAATGGGCAGGTCTCCTTGCTGCGACGAGAGTCACGTAAAGAAGGGGCCTTGGACTCCCGAGGAGGATAAGAAGCTCGTCGACTACATTCAGCTGCATGGCCACCGGAGCTGGCGGGAGCTCCCCAAGAACGCGGGGCTGAATCGGTGCGGAAAGAGCTGCCGCCTCCGTTGGACCAACTACCTTCGGCCTGATATCAAGAGAGGCAACTtctcagaagaagaagaacgacTAATTCTTCAGCTCCATTCGGCCCTCGGAAACAAGTAATCTTCCTCGCCCAACTAGCTAGCTCTACTGATTAGGTTTGGAGACAGTGCGCGGGGTAAAACCCATCCGATCTCTTTCGATTCCATACGTTCGCTGCAACATCTATACTGGTCTAGGTGAAGCCAAAGTATTCTTTCTGTTTGTTCTCAAAGCTCTGTGCAATCACCTTGGCTTTTTCATGCAGGTGGTCCAAAATATCTACGCATCTACCCGGACGGACCgataacgagatcaagaactactggaacactcATCTCAGGAAGAAGCTTCTCCGCGTGGGCATCGACCCCGTCACGCACCAGCGGGCAACTGATCTCGATCTGCTATCAAGCCTTCCTAGCCTTCTCGCTGCCACAGCAAAGCTTGGCAACCTTGCCAACCCCTTGGATAATGCTCTCAGGCTGCATGCAGATGTTGTAGCCAGATACCAGATGCTCAAAGGCTTAATTACGCTGATGATTCCTTCTGTTCTACCTCCTAACACGGATGCAATGAATCTGCTGGGCTTAGCCTCCCATGGAAGATATCAAGTGAATGATCTCCTTCAACAGAATCATCAGCTTGAAGGACTCGTGAATGGCTCTCTCGCATTTGGTCAGGATCAGATGCTACCGGCTCCCGGTCCTTTGGGTTTGGTCAATCCAAATACCCCTAGCAGTTCTCAAGCAAGCCCGGTGTCAAGGATTCCTCaagaaatgatgatgatgatgaaatccAATTATGATGGTTCCTCCACTTTGATAGATAGCAACAGTGGAATAACTACTCCAGGTTTTAGTTGTTTGGACATGCCAACTGCCCATTCAACTCCTTCTTCGGTCTCGATCTCTCCAGAGAACGAAGCTGAAGACTTCATGCAGGGCGCATGTGGCACAAATGCTTCAACCCCTTCTCAAGGTTGGCAAGGTCTAAATCTAGGTGAACCAGATGATGATTTTTCCTGGAAAGATATCCTAGAGTAAGTAAACAACAGTTCTTCCTTAAAACACCAGTATccatctctctatctctctccctTTGTTCCTGTTGTTGGGACATTTGCATTACTACTGCTTTTTGCTTCCTTCTTTTCTCTAAATTTATGTCTTCTTGTTTATTTTGCAGCCAAATATGCTGGGCGGACGAGTCGTAGAGCGTGAACGCACAAGTCCGTACCACTTCGATTATATGTTGCTCCCTCCCTTTCCAATTAATCGGAGCGAGAGAAAGACAAAGAAAGAGACCATATTTTGTGACAAATATTTCTAGCAGACTTTTCATGACTTGTTGTTTTATTCCTTCTTCTGTACGATTTCGTTACAGAAAATCTTATGTTATTGCTCCTGGTTACAGAAGTTTCCGATGAGGATACTTTGTACAGAGACGGAATCCTGGCCATTATTAGTATGAGCAGCTCAATGAATGAAATCCTTCGTCTCTTTGCATATGCATGCGTTTGCTAAACAACAATTCGTAACAAATTCTTACTACAAATAATAAAATCCATCGGCCAAGCTTTTGAGAACAGTAATCGATTAGCATTCCATCAtggtcttcaagtggaaatttctTATGAAGGTACACACACTACTAAAGCCTCAATCCAACAAGACATCCAATGGATTGATGACCATAGTAACTGTAACTAAACTCTACAGCTATCTTATTTGGTTTGTCACCACTGGATGGGGGATTTAGAAGCAAATGACTCTCGCTCGGTTTCCGCTGTCAAAAACTCTTTAATCGAATACTTGTGACTAAACAATTTGTATCTTAATTATTCAAGATAATTCatgtttcatttttctttttctttttttttttgttttttgtgtttTGGTTTGGTTGAGGAGGGATTAAACAAATTGTCATTTTACGGTAGTGATAGATTTCTGGGCAAGCTTAGAATTCCACATAAACTTCTCTTTCTCAAAGCTTTCCGCCAGATCAGAAAATGTATTCTCAGACAAGCTAACCTTCCCATGCAAGTCATAGCATAATGTGCAGTAGGTGTGAGCCCTGGACCTACAGGAAGCAACTAATTAAGTTACCTGCACTTAATGATGCTTCATTCAACTGCTCCACTGGGTGCAATGAAGTCTAAGCTGATTATTCTGCAACAATAGTCAAGACTAGTTCCCTTTCCTCTTGTTCATTTCCTTACGAACAAGTTGTTATATTGCTCATGAGGGTTTTCAAAGTTCATCCTTGGATGCTCCTTCAAGCTGATGTCTGGTGATATGCTTTTCTCGCTTTCAATCTTGGAGTCAAGGCTAGGTTTGCTTAAGAACTCCAGAAATGGTGGAGATCTTTTCCAGAAAGGGGTGCAGGCCCCGATGCTACCTCTGTTCAACAAAGCATTTTGCACTAGAATGAGCTTTTTTGTCTGCTTCTTGTTAGCCGTAAACAATCAACCTCTCTGAAGCTGACATCATGTAGATTATGCAGGTTTGAGAATCCCTACAGTTTTTGTCTGAAGATTACTACACGCCTTGTCAAAGGTGCTTACCTTCCTGCCGTGTGGAAGACAAATGTTACTGGTACAACATGTGATGTCATAAGCAGGAATTTCCCCTGGCCAATCTCTGCTGATGTTCATTGTGAATCGGCGACTCACATTCTTGTCAGTCAAAAGAAGATTAACCACGTTCTTATAGCCATCTGCCTATGCTGTGTCGCGAGATCGTCTCCAACAGAAATGCTTCTGGTGACATCACACGATCAGATGAAGATGCAATATTTGTCTTCCCTCAGTATCATTCGGCCACATTAAAACATTAGAGAGAGTAAGCAACATGCAGCAAGAGACGCGAATCAAGTGGGCCGGGCCACAAAAGAATCATCTCTTTAGACATGAATTGATTCGGAGGAACAAACAGAAACTTGGTTGCCAAAAAGATGTGTACTCTGCAGGAGTTTATCTTCTTATTCTCTGGATCACAGAGTGAAATGGCGCAGCTTTCTTCTCGCTGTTTACGAGTACCCTTCGGCTGTTGCGTGTCAGAATCGCAATCCATCCATCATTTTGTGGATGATGAATGTCTGCTGGTCTGTCCAGCATATCTCTATCTGACAGTGCCACTGATCCAACACGCCACCCTCCACTCTCGCGTGCCGGAAAACAAGTTGTGCTGTCACAGTTATCATGTGCTTTAGCAGACTCGTATCTGTCTGACTTATTGAAGTCAGACTAAAATATTGGATAATCAAATTTGAAACAAATATAAGAACAAAAGGATCCACAATGATCTTATTTGTATCATTTCTGGATTGACTATGAATCAAGTCTTGTTTTCCTACACACGTATCATCAGATTTAGAATCATGAATACAAAGCCCGATCGGATCGGGATGGATTTGGACATCTAACCAGTCGAATTTGATATTAATAGGATGAGATTTGTGGTTAACTATGACGGCTGCCATCATTGTTATGTTGACTTTGAATTCGATTATAGCAAGCACAATTGATCTGAGTGAGCAAGTCACATCACTGAGGAAAAATACTTACTAATGCCAACTGAATAATTCGAACGTTAGGTTTCTCTCTCTGTCTTCTTTTTGGTTAGCAGCTCATAGTTTTATCGTCTACTaatgcaaggaaaaaaaaaaaaaagagcaatcAAATGGCAACAACAAAGTTGATAGTGTGTGTTTTTTCTCGACGAGGATTTGATATATTTAAATCGAACCCGATGAAGCATCAAAGATTATATAATCATTAATGAAGGAATAAATCCACGTGTGTGGAGTGGAAGCCACGGCAGACTCGGGACCACCCGTTCTCAATAAAGCGGTGGAACACGTTGGAAACGACACGGTGATCTCCGCGGTGGAAATCTTATCCTGGTATGCACTTAATCCCGACCGTCGGATGAGATTCGAGCGTATGAGATCTTTCGGCAGGGGTGAGGTTTCGGATTCCGTTTAAATCATCAGCCGCATGATGTTTCGGCCGTACACGTGGCGACCATGGATCGGCTGGAAGCGAATATTCGCACAGCTTTCGGCTGCAACAGGTGTTCCTGCGGAGCAACAGACTCTTCACCGGCCACAATGATACCTACCGCTCGTCATTACGAGTCCgataagagaggagagaagcAGAGGGGAGAAAATTTAGGGCTTCTTCGTTGTGATCCGATTCTCCTCCCCtctgcctctcttctccccagtcAGATCCTCTCTCTCGCCCCGCTGATTCGTTCgttcgtaagagaggacgatggggAGAGATTCCAAGTTCTCGTTGTCGAGatgggaggcggcggcggcggccggtgTGGTGGCGAGCTTCGGATTGGTCTTGGTTGTCGTGTATCTTTCGATGCCGTCCTCCGACTATAGTTTCCTCAAATTGCCCCGCTCGGTCGAGGACATCCAGGATCTGAGGTGATCTTTCCCCTCTTTCCGCAGTTGCAGGTGTCAAACTTTAGTTCTATTCAATGAAGATCTGCGTGTGCATTAAGGTGTATGAAAGTAACGAAATTTGGAATCCTTCGATTTTGTTATTCTATGTTTTAGCTTGGGTTCTTGTTAGGGGTTGCTTCTGGATAGAACTTGTTGTACATCGTGAATATATTTCGAAATTTCCTCTGTTAGAATCAGTCATGGTgaatgaaaacaaataaaataggtTTTCTTTTCtccatatggaaatatttttttatttctgctTTATCTTGAATTATCTTCCAGTATTTTCCGTAATTAACGTATGTTACTTAACACCTTTGCACATAATTGTGCCTCGATGCAAACCACTGTCAACAGTTGTGTTCTGTGCGAGTCTTTCTGATCCTGTTATTGGAACCTGTGTGTGCAGGGATAATCTTGAGAGTTACACAAGTGACTACACCATACAGGTTTTGGTGGGCTACTGCACAGTCTACATTTTTATGCAGACTTTTATGATTCCAGGGACCATTTTTATGTCCCTTCTGGCCGGAGCCCTTTTCGGAGTTCTGCGAGGCGTAGCTTTAGTCGTCTTTGCTGCCACAGCTGGTGCATCTTCATGTTATTTCTTGTCATATCTGATAGGAAGACCCCTGGTGTTCTCGTTGTGGCCAGACAAGCTCAGTTTTTTCCAAGAACAGGTGAAAACTTGGCCTTTTCTTAACACTGGTCCAATGGAACATATTATGAAGATGTTGGGCTTAAGTTGTAGATGAATC
Coding sequences within:
- the LOC135652099 gene encoding uncharacterized membrane protein At4g09580-like, with the translated sequence MGRDSKFSLSRWEAAAAAGVVASFGLVLVVVYLSMPSSDYSFLKLPRSVEDIQDLRDNLESYTSDYTIQVLVGYCTVYIFMQTFMIPGTIFMSLLAGALFGVLRGVALVVFAATAGASSCYFLSYLIGRPLVFSLWPDKLSFFQEQVAKRREKLLNYMLFLRVTPTLPNTFINVASPIVDVPYHIFFLATIIGLIPAAYVTVRAGIALGELRSVADLYDFQAIATLFFIGIVSVTPTLINKSQTVNDA
- the LOC103982045 gene encoding transcription factor MYB41, translating into MGRSPCCDESHVKKGPWTPEEDKKLVDYIQLHGHRSWRELPKNAGLNRCGKSCRLRWTNYLRPDIKRGNFSEEEERLILQLHSALGNKWSKISTHLPGRTDNEIKNYWNTHLRKKLLRVGIDPVTHQRATDLDLLSSLPSLLAATAKLGNLANPLDNALRLHADVVARYQMLKGLITLMIPSVLPPNTDAMNLLGLASHGRYQVNDLLQQNHQLEGLVNGSLAFGQDQMLPAPGPLGLVNPNTPSSSQASPVSRIPQEMMMMMKSNYDGSSTLIDSNSGITTPGFSCLDMPTAHSTPSSVSISPENEAEDFMQGACGTNASTPSQGWQGLNLGEPDDDFSWKDILDQICWADES